The genomic DNA CCGTGGAACGACCAGGGATACTTGTATGGCGGGGTCGTCGGTCACCCCCTGACGGTGCGATGATTCGAAGATCGTCGCGTGCTCGATGATCGGATACTCGACCGGCCGGGGGCCCGCACGGGTACGGATCGCGGTCATGGCGTTGGCAATTCTCCTGGCATTCGGCGCGGCGTTGTTTTTCGCGCGCTCGAGCCCAAGTGCTCCGCCCCCGGTAGGATTGATCGCCAAAGAGTTCCTGTTCGACCCCAAAGGAGTCACCGTGGGGACCGGCGAGATCGCGTTCGTCGTCAAGAATCAAGGCGCCATCGAGCACAACCTTGTGCTCGAGGTCCCCGGA from bacterium includes the following:
- a CDS encoding plastocyanin/azurin family copper-binding protein, which encodes MALAILLAFGAALFFARSSPSAPPPVGLIAKEFLFDPKGVTVGTGEIAFVVKNQGAIEHNLVLEVPGGKTVTLIAIIEPGQIGKGTVSLPAGIYTMYCSLPGHRDAGMAATLRVSP